The Pediococcus claussenii ATCC BAA-344 genome segment CAGTCCAGATTCCAGTCGATTCCGTAGGCGCCACTTGGTAGTTCAGCACTTCTTTCGTACCATCTGGACGAATGCCAATCGCAATATGAACGGCTTCTTTTTGAACGGTATCCCGCTTTAACGGCAAGTAAGTGGCATCTAAGAAGATGGCCGCATATTGTGAAGCCAGTCGACGTTGCTGGAAAGCTTGAACCTGTTCATTGACGGCTTTAGTCATGTTGGAAACCGTGGCTTTGGAGTAGTGAGCACCGTACATTTCCTCAATGAGTTCGGCAATTTCAGCAGTGGTAATTCCCTTGGTATACAACTGAATGACCGTTGTTTCTAAATTATCACTGTGCCGACCGTAGGCTGGCAAGGTATGATTTTCAAACCGGCCATTGCGATCTCGAGGAATGGTTAAGTTAAGTTGGCCGTACTTCGTATCAAACGAGCGCTCATAACTGCCGTTGCGGTTATTACCAGTGTTAATCCCAGCGTATGAGTAGCGTTCGTAACCCAAAAACTCTGCCAATTCGGTTTGAAGCAGCTGGTTAATCGCAATTTCGAGGTGGTGACGAAAAACTTCGCCCAAATCTTGCTTTTGGGTGTCAAGGGCAGTTTAAAAATGTAGGTTTTCGGCAGAAAGAAATGTAGGTTTTCGGCAGTTACTTGAGGCCACGTAATCGGTAAGATTTACCAGTGATCTTCACTACGTGAACATGATGAACCAAGCGATCGAGAATGGCTGCTGTCACAGTTGGGTTCTGGAAAATATCAACCCAAGCGGATAGATCACTATTGCTGGTAATGATCGTTGAATGCTTTTCATAGCGGGCATTGACTAGCTGAAATAAGAGGTTAGCTTCTTGGTGACCAATTGGCAAATACCCAATTTCATCAATAATTAATAGGTCATAGCGCGAATAGCGGCTTAGAGATCGATCAAGCAGTCCTTTTTCGTAAGCTGCTCTCAATCTAATCAACAGCTCATGACAATTAATAAAGAGAACCCGACAGCCCTGTTTACAGGCCTCAATCCCAATACTAATTGCCAAGTGGGTTTTACCGACTCCCGGATTGCCAATAAAGATTAAGTTTTCAGACTTTTCCATAAAAGCCAGATTCTGGAATTCCAGAACCTCTTGGCGATTCATACTGGGTTGAAAGCTAAAATCAAATGTATCTAGGGATTTTGTATTGGGGAACCGAGCACGGCCAATGGCCCGTGCAATCTGACCTTCGTGTCGATTCTGGAGTTCCGAATTAGTTAAATCAATTAGCGCCTCAGTTAATGACAGATTATCAGTGTGAATTTGATCAAGGTAATTCGGCAAGTATTCACGGATTTTGTTTAACCCTAAGCGCTCAAGATTATTTAAAAGAATTTGATTATTAGTGGTCATGGTAGCCTCCTATAAGTTGTCGTAATCAGTCATATGTTCACGAATGTAAGCTGAAATGTCTTCATCTGTCCGCCCTTTAAGCAAATCAGATTTGAGGATATTGAACTGATCTTGGGGGTCATAATTCAGCGAATTGGTAGTTATGGAGTGCGTACGAATTTCTTCTCCGTTATAATAAATGTGAATGCGCTGCTCATCATTGGAGATTTCAACAGCAACCGTACAACCAATGTATCGCGGATCTACTGAGTACTTACATTTGCGGAAATTGATCATGGCCTCCTTCGAAACGACACGGGTAATGTTTTCTTCGAAGTATGGTTCAAGGAGATTAACTGGAACGCGATGAAGGTACTCTTTTTCTTCGTCTAACCATTTCAGGTACGGGACTTCGTCCGTGGCCTGCGAAGTTTCATGATTTAGATCATCTCGGAGCATATGAACTAGTTCGATTAGCTCAGTTCCATCAGCAAATTCAGTATTGTATGGCCGTAAACGTTCAACCGTGCGAGCAAGGGCTTCAACTGCACCTTTAGTTTGTGGTCTGAATGGTCGACAAGCAATTGGTGTGAAACCGGCATCTTTACAGAATTCGTGGAACCGTTCGTTAAAGACAGCGTGGCCAAACTGGGATTTTGTATGATCCACAACGGTTTTCATATTATCAAACCAGATTTCCGTCGGAATACCTCCGGTATGAAGGAAAGCGTCGTGTAAGCAAGAAAAGAGGGTATCTTGGCTCCGATCAAAGGTTAGTGTCATATATTTGAGTTTTGAATAAGGCAATACATACAAGAAAATATTGAATTTAAACAGCTCACCCTCGCTGCTCACTAGGGCCATTTCTTCTTTCCAGTCAACTTGAGCAGAGAGACCAGGGGAATGT includes the following:
- the istB gene encoding IS21-like element helper ATPase IstB translates to MTTNNQILLNNLERLGLNKIREYLPNYLDQIHTDNLSLTEALIDLTNSELQNRHEGQIARAIGRARFPNTKSLDTFDFSFQPSMNRQEVLEFQNLAFMEKSENLIFIGNPGVGKTHLAISIGIEACKQGCRVLFINCHELLIRLRAAYEKGLLDRSLSRYSRYDLLIIDEIGYLPIGHQEANLLFQLVNARYEKHSTIITSNSDLSAWVDIFQNPTVTAAILDRLVHHVHVVKITGKSYRLRGLK
- the istA gene encoding IS21 family transposase, yielding MRRDLREGVTIYVTENIKPNFAEIARQYNVDYRTVKKAYEEVKAGLKGRPSGRPKRPSLLDPFKQTIDSKLELNCSAASIFKFIQKKGFTGSYTLVKDYCRQTRRERVKKATIRIEHSPGLSAQVDWKEEMALVSSEGELFKFNIFLYVLPYSKLKYMTLTFDRSQDTLFSCLHDAFLHTGGIPTEIWFDNMKTVVDHTKSQFGHAVFNERFHEFCKDAGFTPIACRPFRPQTKGAVEALARTVERLRPYNTEFADGTELIELVHMLRDDLNHETSQATDEVPYLKWLDEEKEYLHRVPVNLLEPYFEENITRVVSKEAMINFRKCKYSVDPRYIGCTVAVEISNDEQRIHIYYNGEEIRTHSITTNSLNYDPQDQFNILKSDLLKGRTDEDISAYIREHMTDYDNL